A genomic stretch from Telopea speciosissima isolate NSW1024214 ecotype Mountain lineage chromosome 7, Tspe_v1, whole genome shotgun sequence includes:
- the LOC122667501 gene encoding ARF guanine-nucleotide exchange factor GNOM-like — translation MGRLRLQSGIKAIEEEPEEYDCSSNGGALACMVNSEVGAVLAVMRRNVRWGGRYMTGDDQLEHSLIQSLKTLRKQIFAWQNQWQSISPDAYLLPFLDVIRSDETGASITSVALSSVYKILTLDILHLNTVNVEHAMPLVVDAVTSCRFEVTDPASEEVVLMKILQVFLACMKSKASVVLSNQHVCNIVNTCFRIVHQAGSKGELLQRIARHTMHELVRCIFSHLSEIDKTEHLLANGGIYIKQEVGGLEKDYTFSSKQLDNSNDSSEHDGQMPSVGLASNSSTGLRVSLNEENTNGAGNGKEAAPNDLHLMTEPYGVPCMVEILHFLCALLDNIENIGMGPRSNSMASHEDVPLFALGLINSAIELGGPSIRQHPKLLALIQDELFRNLMQFGLSMSPLILSIVCGIVLNLYYHLRSELKLQLEAFFSCVILRLAQSRHGASYHQQEVAMEALVDFCRQKTFMPEMYANFDCDITCSNVFEDLANLLSKSAFPVNYPLSAMHILALDGLIAVIQGMAERIGNGQPVLEQVPVDLEEYTPFWTVKCENYADSNHWVPFVRRRKYIKRRLMIGADHFNRDPKKGLEFLQGTHLLPDKLDPQSVACFFRYTAGLDKNLVGDFLGNHDEFCVQVLHEFAGTFDFEEMNLDTALRLFLETFRLPGESQKIQRVLEAFSERYYEQSPQILANKDAALVLSYSLIMLNTDQHNVQVKKKMTEEDFIRNNRRINGGNDLPREFLSELYHSICKNEIKTTPEQGAGFSEMTPSRWIDLMRKSKKTAPFVMCDSRPFLDHDMFAIMSGPTIAAISVVFDHAESEDVFQTCVDGFLAVAKISACHHLEDVLDDLVVSLCKFTTLINPSSVEEPVLAFGDDTKARMATVTVFTIANKYGDYIRTGWRNILDCILRLHKLGLLPARVASDAADDLEVAADPCHGKPVTSSLSASQLPSMGTPRRSSGLMGRFSQLLSLDTEEPRSQPTEQQLAAHQRTLQTIQKCHIDSIFTESKFLQADSLLHLARALIWAAGRSQKGNSSPDDEDTAVFCLELLIAITLNNRDRIGLLWQGVYEHISNIVQSTVMPCALVERAVFGLLRICQRLLPYKENLADELLRSLQLVSKLDARVADAYCENITQEVMRLVKANATHIRSQMGWRTITNILSITARHPEASESGFEALMFIMSEGAHLSPANYILCVDTTRQFAESRVGQAERSIRALDLMAGSVTCLARWSCETKEAAGEEAAAKMSQDIGEMWLRLVQGLRKVCLDQREDVRNHALSSLQKCLTGVDGFSLLHTSWLQCFDLVIFTMLDDLLEIAQGHSPKDYRNIEGTLILAMKLLSKVFLQLLNDLVQLSTFCKLWLGVLGRMEKYMKAKVRGKKSEKLQELVPELLKNTLLVMKTRGILVCRSALGGDSLWELTWLHVNNIAPSLQSEVFPNQELEQVHKQSETEGVPGSDGSGSVPSGETLTASEEGAQTLVC, via the exons ATGGGGCGTCTAAGGCTGCAGTCCGGAATCAAGGCAATTGAGGAAGAGCCTGAAGAATATGACTGTTCATCAAATGGAGGTGCTTTAGCATGTATGGTGAATTCAGAAGTAGGTGCTGTGTTGGCAGTTATGAGAAGAAATGTTAGGTGGGGAGGTCGTTATATGACTGGAGATGATCAGTTAGAGCACTCTCTCATCCAGTCCTTGAAGACATTGCGGAAGCAAATTTTTGCATGGCAAAATCAGTGGCAGTCAATAAGTCCAGACGCATATCTCCTTCCATTTTTGGATGTGATTCGATCTGATGAAACTGGTGCATCAATCACTAGTGTGGCCTTGTCATCTGTTTACAAGATTCTAACTCTTGACATACTTCATCTGAATACCGTGAATGTGGAACATGCTATGCCTTTGGTGGTTGATGCTGTGACAAGTTGCCGATTCGAGGTGACCGATCCAGCTTCAGAAGAAGTAGTATTGATGAAGATACTTCAGGTTTTTCTTGCTTGCATGAAAAGTAAGGCATCGGTTGTGCTGAGTAACCAGCATGTTTGCAACATAGTAAACACCTGTTTCCGTATAGTTCATCAAGCAGGATCAAAAGGTGAGTTGTTGCAGCGGATAGCTCGCCACACTATGCATGAACTTGTCAGGTGCATCTTTTCCCACCTTTCGGAGATTGATAAAACAGAACATCTATTGGCTAATGGAGGAATATACATCAAACAAGAG GTGGGAGGCTTAGAAAAGGACTATACCTTCAGTAGTAAACAATTAGATAATAGCAATGACAGTTCTGAGCATGATGGTCAGATGCCTTCTGTTGGTTTGGCTTCAAATTCTTCCACAGGTCTTCGGGTAAGCTTGAATGAGGAAAACACAAATGGGGCTGGTAATGGAAAAGAGGCTGCTCCAAATGATTTGCATCTCATGACAGAGCCATATGGGGTACCCTGCATGGTGGAGATACTTCACTTCTTGTGTGCCTTGTTAGATAACATAGAGAACATTGGTATGGGTCCCAGGTCAAATTCTATGGCAAGTCATGAAGATGTACCACTTTTTGCTTTGGGTTTGATCAACTCAGCTATTGAATTGGGTGGGCCTTCTATCAGACAACACCCCAAGTTATTGGCCTTGATACAGGATGAGCTATTTCGTAACCTCATGCAGTTTGGCTTATCAATGAGTCCACTTATTCTTTCCATTGTATGTGGCATCGTTCTAAATCTGTATTACCATTTGCGTTCTGAGCTAAAATTACAATTGGAGGCTTTCTTTTCTTGTGTGATTTTGAGGCTTGCGCAAAGCAGGCATGGAGCTTCCTATCATCAACAGGAGGTTGCAATGGAGGCCCTTGTTGACTTCTGTAGGCAGAAAACATTCATGCCAGAGATGTATGCCAACTTTGATTGTGATATTACCTGCAGTAATGTGTTTGAAGACCTTGCTAACCTGTTGTCAAAGAGTGCATTTCCAGTGAACTACCCTTTGTCGGCAATGCATATTCTTGCTTTGGATGGTCTAATTGCCGTGATTCAGGGAATGGCAGAGAGAATAGGCAATGGACAACCTGTTTTGGAGCAGGTTCCAGTAGATCTTGAAGAATATACCCCATTCTGGACCGTGAAGTGTGAGAACTATGCTGATTCTAATCATTGGGTTCCTTTTGTCCGTCGGAGAAAATACATTAAGAGAAGGTTGATGATTGGTGCTGATCACTTCAACCGAGATCCAAAGAAAGGGCTAGAGTTTCTCCAGGGAACACATTTGTTACCTGACAAGCTTGACCCTCAAAGTGTTGCTTGCTTTTTCAGGTACACAGCTGGGTTAGATAAGAATCTTGTGGGTGATTTCCTGGGAAATCATGATGAGTTTTGTGTTCAAGTGCTTCACGAATTTGCTGGCACTTTTGATTTTGAAGAAATGAATTTGGATACTGCACTACGGCTATTCTTAGAAACTTTTCGATTGCCTGGTGAGTCCCAAAAGATACAGAGAGTTCTCGAGGCGTTCTCAGAGAGATACTATGAGCAATCGCCACAGATTCTAGCCAACAAGGATGCTGCGCTCGTATTGTCCTATTCATTAATAATGCTTAATACTGATCAACACAATGtacaagtgaagaagaagatgactgaaGAGGATTTTATCAGAAATAATCGACGCATCAATGGAGGGAATGATCTCCCTCGGGAATTCCTATCAGAGCTTTACCACTCAATCTGCAAGAATGAGATCAAAACTACACCGGAACAAGGTGCAGGTTTCTCCGAGATGACACCAAGCCGTTGGATTGATCTAATGCGCAAGTCGAAGAAGACTGCTCCTTTTGTTATGTGTGATTCCAGACCCTTCCTGGACCATGATATGTTTGCCATAATGTCTGGTCCCACAATTGCTGCTATCTCAGTGGTATTTGATCATGCTGAGAGTGAAGATGTTTTCCAAACATGTGTTGATGGATTTTTGGCTGTTGCAAAGATTTCAGCATGTCATCATCTTGAAGATGTATTGGATGACCTTGTTGTGTCTCTTTGCAAGTTCACAACTCTCATTAACCCATCTTCAGTGGAGGAACCTGTTCTTGCTTTTGGTGATGATACGAAAGCTAGAATGGCCACTGTGACTGTCTTCACCATAGCAAATAAGTATGGTGATTATATCCGCACTGGATGGAGAAACATTCTGGACTGCATCTTAAGATTGCACAAGCTTGGTCTTCTACCCGCCCGTGTAGCCAGTGATGCCGCTGATGACTTGGAGGTTGCTGCTGATCCTTGTCATGGAAAACCTGTTACAAGTTCACTATCTGCATCTCAGTTGCCTTCTATGGGTACTCCTCGTAGATCATCTGGGCTTATGGGCCGGTTCAGCCAGCTCTTATCTCTTGACACAGAGGAGCCAAGATCGCAACCCACTGAACAACAACTAGCAGCTCATCAACGCACTCTCCAGACTATTCAGAAGTGCCACATAGATAGCATATTTACAGAAAGTAAGTTTCTGCAAGCTGATTCACTGTTGCATCTTGCACGAGCCCTCATCTGGGCTGCAGGGAGATCTCAGAAGGGCAACAGCTCTCCTGATGATGAAGACACTGCAGTCTTTTGCTTGGAGTTGTTGATAGCAATCACCTTGAATAACCGGGATAGGATTGGTCTTCTGTGGCAGGGGGTTTATGAGCATATATCCAACATTGTTCAGTCAACTGTGATGCCTTGTGCTCTGGTGGAGAGGGCTGTGTTTGGACTGCTTCGAATATGCCAGCGGTTGCTTCCCTATAAAGAGAACCTTGCTGATGAACTACTGAGGTCACTGCAACTGGTCTCAAAGCTTGATGCTCGGGTCGCTGATGCATATTGTGAGAACATCACACAAGAAGTTATGCGCCTTGTGAAAGCTAATGCCACACACATCAGATCCCAAATGGGGTGGCGCACAATCACCAATATTCTGTCCATCACAGCTCGCCATCCTGAAGCATCTGAATCAGGATTCGAGGCATTAATGTTTATCATGTCTGAAGGGGCTCATCTCTCACCCGCAAATTACATTCTATGTGTAGATACTACAAGGCAGTTTGCTGAGTCTCGTGTTGGGCAGGCAGAGCGATCAATACGTGCACTGGATTTGATGGCAGGGTCTGTGACCTGTCTAGCACGGTGGTCTTGTGAGACTAAGGAAGCAGCAGGGGAGGAGGCTGCTGCAAAAATGTCTCAGGATATAGGGGAGATGTGGCTGAGGCTAGTGCAGGGGTTGAGAAAGGTGTGTTTGGACCAGAGAGAAGACGTAAGGAACCATGCTCTGTCCTCATTGCAGAAGTGCTTGACAGGTGTGGATGGGTTCTCCCTTCTGCACACTTCGTGGTTGCAATGTTTTGATCTGGTCATCTTCACAATGCTTGATGACTTGCTAGAAATTGCTCAGGGACATTCCCCGAAGGACTACAGGAACATAGAAGGCACACTCATTCTTGCTATGAAGCTATTGTCGAAAGTGTTCTTACAGTTGCTGAATGATCTTGTGCAGCTATCCACGTTCTGCAAGCTATGGTTGGGTGTCCTTGGCCGTATGGAAAAATATATGAAGGCCAAGGTTAGAGGAAAGAAGAGCGAAAAGCTTCAGGAATTAGTCCCTGAGCTTCTTAAGAATACATTGCTTGTGATGAAGACAAGGGGAATCCTTGTGTGCCGAAGTGCTCTTGGTGGGGATAGTTTATGGGAACTAACATGGTTACATGTGAACAATATTGCTCCATCTTTGCAATCCGAAGTGTTTCCCAATCAAGAGCTGGAGCAGGTACATAAACAGAGTGAAACAGAGGGAGTCCCGGGATCTGATGGATCCGGTTCTGTTCCATCAGGTGAGACATTGACAGCTTCTGAAGAAGGTGCTCAGACCTTAGTGTGTTGA